The Parabacteroides sp. FAFU027 genome includes the window TTAAATAACTCAACATATTCACCATTATCCATCTTCTTCTCTAAAATCATTCCTGAATAATTTTCAAGGTTTGGATCAAAAACTGATATGGTTGACTTTTTGGATAGTACAGAAAATGAGATTGATAGAGATGGGGTTCCGTAATTAAATGTAGGGATTACCTCATTGACGCGATTGAAAGCCATTGGGGCATTATCGGCTGCATAATATTTTCCGGCCGGAGTCAATGTGTCGGCCAAAATCATTGCACGACAATCCTGTACCCAATCATAAATAGCATAACGCTCAACAAAATGAGCAGTATCCAACACCTGAAGAATTCCTTTTATGTCACTCAACTGTTTTGCAGCATTTGCGGGTGAAAGGGAATGATCTGATGTTGGCCAATATTCATTTGTCCAGTTAGCACCGTTATTCCATTCAGTAATCCAAATTGGGCGACCGGTTCTCTCATGTATTGCTTTCAGATCATTATACCAGTTTTGCGGAGATTTTCCACCCCAGTAAGCATGCCATCCTACGAAATCCACACGATAGTTTTTAGCTTTACAACTATCCATAAAGGCATAAAGCCAATTTGCATCGGTACACGAAGGTGCACCCAGTCGCAATCCGCTTTTTATCATATCGGGCCATTGAGCCAAAGCCTGAGAAACAGTCAGCGCCTTTCCGCCATTATCATCCTTATGCTGTTCGGGATGGTCCGGCTCATTAAACCCAAGACTTTGAGTCACAAATTGCAGTGAATTGATTTGAGTAAACGGAGCCCAGGTTAGCTTGGCATGCATTGGTACATATTCAAAATTAGCAGTTGTTGCACCATATGCGCTCCAATCATACCCCCAGGTTGCATTTACTTTATTCAAAGGAGTCGCATCGGAACTGCAATATCCTTTTTTAGAGACATAATTCCAGGCAAATACACGGATAAAAGACACTTTCTGATCCAACAATTCAGGCATTACCGGGACTTCCAAATCAGAGTTATCAGCTATGAAACAACGGCTGTATCCTGTACCATCTGATTTGGTAGCCATTGTAACCATGTAACCTCTTTTCAATTTAAAAGACTGGATCTTGTTATCCATGGCTCCCAGCGAATTGTAGTATGTAAAAAGTGAATACTTCTGGGAAGTACCTGTAAAATTCTGATCGTTATAAACTGTCAGCGGCTGGAAAGTTGACGTTTGAGGAATGATTATAGTACCTTGTTTATACATTGATACCCGCACGTTTGTATTAAGAGCTGCGGCTTGCCCATTTACATAAATACAGGAAAGCAAAGAACTGACAACATTTGCAGGACGGATATTATCAATAATAACCCATGAATCTTCAGAATTAAGATTGATAACACTATTAACCAAAGGATTAAACAAAGCTGTCAGATGTAAATCTGTTTTTCCGTTTATAACAATAGAATCATTGGTATAAGAAGAAACAGTTACTACACCTTCGGGAAGAGTAATGGTCGTACGCGTAGTCTGACCAAATGAGAGCAAACAACATGAAATGAATAACAAGAATAGAGTAAGGTGTTTTCTCATGATAAATTACTTAGTTGAATAAACCTAATTAGCGATATTATTTCAGTACAAAATTACATGCGTTGGAAAAAACGAGGGAAACTATACGTTCAAATAGGGTGACTATATATTCACCGCTGAAATTCAGGTGTAAAAACAGTTAATTGACCGTTTTCACCATCATTAAAAACGCCATTCCCAGGCAAACAGAGCGACAAAAACCGTGTTTTTTGTGCATTTCAGACAAATCATGCAATCAAATGAAAAAATCCACAGCAAATATGAGATATTTCACTCTTTCTGGTTCATCCCACCACAATCTGGAGATTTGAAACAATTATCAACCCGGAAGTTATCAATTCCGACAATAACAAGACCAATCAGAGTGGAAAATCCCGGGCAAATACCGGTAATGGCTTTGAATTTTCAATTCTCATCAGCTTTAAAACAGCTTTCAAAGAGAGAACCTGACAAAAGCAACTGTCATAAAAAACTGTTATTCAGCAGATAAAACCTGACCTGTTGAACAATGGCCGTTATTATCGACTGTTCAACAGTTTCACTCATTTGGGAAAAGCGAACTTATAGAAGTAACCGCGTTTAATCAGGTAAGGCCAGGGTTTTCATTTCATGAAAACCTCGACAAAAAAAGAGGCAGACCGGATAGTCAACCTCTTTATCATTTATAATCCACAATCAAGCTTACACATCGCTTGCACAATTTTTGTATGGATAATGAGTCCGTTCTTCTGGGCCGTCGCATCGCCTAATGAAGTGATCTCCGATTTGTAATTTATACCATAAGGCCAGAAGTGCATTGCATCCCCTTTGAGCGTTTCGCCGGTTAATGTTTTAAGCAAAGTAGAGGCGTTTGTACCGGTCCAGACATTACTCACCATTTTACCCTGCCAAACCGACGTGGTACCTGATCCGAAATAGTGAGCCATCTCATGCATGGCAGTACCTACCCACATATAAGTAGTATTCGATCCAAATCCGATGCTTCCATGATAAGAGGCCTGAGCCGTTGGAATACCGGAATTATAATACACATATATATTAGCCGTAAATGAGGTATAGCGGTTGTAATAATAACAGGCACTATCCATTGCAGCTTTAATCAGGCGAAACGGTTCTGGATTAGCCGTCGAGTCAATACCCATCGTAAAGGTCACGTTACCCATCAATGCTCTTACCACCAATTGATTTCCATAAGAGGTACCGGCGCAGTTTGTTGCAAAAGAGCGAACATAGTAAGTAGCATTGACTGACAGATTTGACATCATAGCGTAAAACTGTCCGGTAGTTATACCACTGGAATATTTAGAGTTGGCAATAGTCGGGTTAGGAGAAGTGGACCAACAAATACCACGTTCAGTCAACGCGCATCCTCCGTTGCTTTTCACGTTTACCACGCAGGTTGCTTTATTGGTGCTATAATTATAGGTCGCTGACACGGTTTCTACGAC containing:
- a CDS encoding glycosyl hydrolase → MRKHLTLFLLFISCCLLSFGQTTRTTITLPEGVVTVSSYTNDSIVINGKTDLHLTALFNPLVNSVINLNSEDSWVIIDNIRPANVVSSLLSCIYVNGQAAALNTNVRVSMYKQGTIIIPQTSTFQPLTVYNDQNFTGTSQKYSLFTYYNSLGAMDNKIQSFKLKRGYMVTMATKSDGTGYSRCFIADNSDLEVPVMPELLDQKVSFIRVFAWNYVSKKGYCSSDATPLNKVNATWGYDWSAYGATTANFEYVPMHAKLTWAPFTQINSLQFVTQSLGFNEPDHPEQHKDDNGGKALTVSQALAQWPDMIKSGLRLGAPSCTDANWLYAFMDSCKAKNYRVDFVGWHAYWGGKSPQNWYNDLKAIHERTGRPIWITEWNNGANWTNEYWPTSDHSLSPANAAKQLSDIKGILQVLDTAHFVERYAIYDWVQDCRAMILADTLTPAGKYYAADNAPMAFNRVNEVIPTFNYGTPSLSISFSVLSKKSTISVFDPNLENYSGMILEKKMDNGEYVELFNTDNHSTVNYLDTLDLNAASKIRYRVRSKLPGGLLSAYSNEVGYDVTSGTSDVHYGNLSLGNVDWNTVFFKQGITNPVVIMGSPTNKNISVLLCPRTKLISASSRFGVQLAPWSYQGVSSLSNEEKISYFITNKGTYDLGGLKVISDRVTGVSGSWVSVTFPTAFDTIPVVLTSEYNTSSTFPITTRIRNVTKTGFQVKLQKESKVTTALPSETVSYMAITPGVGSYNNDKITVGRTGNTVGTTYSSILYGDSVANPIFLPQMQTCNDDTVTATLRCLTIGIKSATIVKQRERSYNQATTAAAETVGWILIKPAAIPQGIDVPSTEGFKIYPNPVRDYLYLNIADLGTLNVEIYNMVGAMVKRLSVMENQIDVRDLPAGCYILRTSYGTKKFVKL